A genomic stretch from Lathyrus oleraceus cultivar Zhongwan6 chromosome 2, CAAS_Psat_ZW6_1.0, whole genome shotgun sequence includes:
- the LOC127121837 gene encoding uncharacterized protein LOC127121837, which produces MDAWNHKVKETIVCVWTDQVRHLGNTTTNRVKSSHARLKNRLGNIKGDLCRDWDSVNQMIQNQHNDIHTSFGRTITVLEHKFKVNNLYSQLVSNISRAGLNYNFHEVKRADNVGSNSAKYGCTIVKIYGLSCACVIAKKVKFGNPIRMDEVCTHWKRLRFDDDGVMKDGKSNISILTKWEVIQDRFLKSDDNMKLHVKEQLRKVDYPETSDLKPPSQPVKKICSKEAQVYTK; this is translated from the exons ATGGATGCATGGAATCATAAA GTGAAGGAGACAATTGTTTGTGTCTGGACCGATCAGGTTAGACACCTTGGAAATACAACAACTAACCGAGTTAAGTCTTCCCATGCTAGATTGAAGAATCGGTTGGGAAATATTAAGGGCGATTTATGTAGAGATTGGGACTCCGTGAACCAAATGATTCAGAACCAGCATAATGATATACATACATCATTTGGTCGGACCATCACAGTTTTGGAACACAAATTTAAGGTCAACAATCTTTACTCTCAATTGGTCAGCAACATATCTCGAGCGGGTTTGAATTATAATTTTCATGAAGTAAAACGAGCTGATAATGTAGGTTCCAACAGCGCAAAGTATGGATGCACAATTGTGAAAATATATGGTCTCTCATGTGCTTGTGTTATTGCAAAAAAGGTGAAGTTTGGTAACCCGATAAGAATGGATGAGGTTTGCACTCACTGGAAGAGGCTtaggtttgatgatgatggtgtcaTGAAAGACGGTAAATCGAATATATCTATCTTAACCAAATGGGAAGTGATACAAGATAGATTTTTGAAATCAGATGACAACATGAAACTCCATGTCAAAGAACAATTGAGGAAGGTTGATTATCCGGAAACCAGCGACTTGAAACCACCCTCTCAACCTGTAAAAAAAATATGCTCCAAAGAAGCTCAAGTCTACACCAAGTGA